GATATACATTTGTTATCTAGGTCTCCCTGCTATTCCTGTATCTTCTTTCGTTACTTATTTTGAAACTATAAATATCTCATTTTTTACAATTCTACTTACACGAAGCAAACATACGAGGTCTGGAGGGTTACAGGATTGAGGTTACTGCATCGTCAGTCATCCCGCTTCATTTTATTTTGTGATGAGGTGCAACGCCCTGACGCAGTAGAATATAAGGTAGAGCGCTTTTTCAACACGTGGATGGCTGATGCCACCCCGGGTTTCATAAAGCGGGTTTATACACGATTCATGCGCAGATATCATTCGTAATTCGTGAAAATTTGTTTAATGGGTGCAAAATCGCTGTTTTATTTACTTATTTTCCAATGACCATCTTTCTCACTGCCAACCCGTTCAAGTTTTTTAGCTTCCTTTAGTTTTTCTATGTCTCGCTGAATTGTCCTGCTTGAAACGTCAAAGTTTAAGGATAGTTCTTTTGCCGATAATTTGTTATTCTCTACTAACAGGCTTAAGATTCTTTTGAGTCGCTTATCTACGACATTATCTACGACATTATTATTTTTTGCGAAAACAGTAGCACCAAAACCACCTGGAATAATTTCAAAAAGTGGCTGTTTCAGACCATATTCAACAAACATGTTGCGTACACGTTTTATTCCGGTTCCATATTTTTCGATCCAACCCATTTCTTTCACAATCTTAGCTATTTAGCGGTTACGTGGCGTTGATACATAGTTGTTTGTCAATAGCTGTTCAATGGAAATAGAATCGGGTAAGCCACCGGGGTTGAAAAACAGGATATGGTCGTTAATTTGCATCACCTTCTCAACTTTCTCAATTGATATGTCATTCAATGTTTTTCCCGGGCGCGGATAATAATCCCAGCTGGAATTTATGGTTTGGAGGTGCATGTTCGAAACCTCGTTAACCGATAGCAAATGGTTCGAGTTACCCACTCGCTTGTAATATCTACCCCTGGTTGATACCGGTTTTACGGGATATTCCGATACACAAAATGATACTATTTCCTTCCCATTAACGGTATGGATTTCAGCATCGGGGATAATTTGGGGCATTGTTTTATTTTTCACCTCATTTATCCAGTTTTGAAGTGTTTCTTTACCAATATTTACGCCGGAAATATCGCCTTTGTCCGTAATTCCAACATATACAGTCCCACCCTTTGCATTCGAAAAGGCAACAAGTGTTTCTATAACATCTTCTTTGAATGATGTTTTAAACTCTGAATGAAGTCCTTCTCCTGCTTGAACTATATTTTGAAAGTTTAACATTGATATTAGTTTTTTATCTAAGGCAAAGTTAGTTGTTAATTTTCATTTAACCAGTGGGTGCGGAGCGATTCAATTGCCCCGGCGGTTGCTGAGCTAGTCGAAGCATAACCCCGGGGTAAAATGCGCCAGCATTTTAAAAACGGCCGCGGTAGGGCGTTGATAAAAGTTGGGGTGTTGTTGCGGCCGTAATGGTAGGGCGTTGTTTTGTTTAGCACGAGTTGCAAACCTCGCGCTATGAGGGGGAATAATGGAATAATGGAATAATGGAATAATGGAAAAATGGAATGATGGATTGATGGATTGATGGTTCCGATGATTGTCGGGATGGAGTGATGGAATAATGGAAAAATGGAATGATGGATTGATGGAATGATGGTCCCGATGATTATCGGGATGGAAAAATGGGGTGATGGGGTATTGGGTTAATGGGGAAGGCCAACGGCCTGCCTACGCTTAAGCTTTGGCAGGCAGGCCTTAAAGCATTAGCGTGGGGCGAAGCCCTACGAAAAAGGTTGTGTGTTATTTAAGAAAAGCCCCAAAGGGGCGAAAGCAATAGCCTCCCGAAAAATTGGGACAGGTAGGGGTGATTGAGCGAATAGCGAAAAAGCCCCGGGTAAAATGCGTTAGCATTTTAAAAACGGCCGCGGTAGGGCGTTGATAAAAGTTGGGGCGTTGTTTCGGCCGTAATGGTAGGGCGTTGTTTTGTTTAGCACGAGTTGCAAACCTCGCGCTATGAGGGGTGTATTGCGTAGGTGCGAAGCGCTAATAGGAAAACCATTTTCTAAAGGGTTTAAAGGTGTTGGTTCGCAGACAGGAATGTCCGTGCTACGTTGGTGTAACCTTTTCCAAAGTTCAAAACTTTGGCTTAGGTGGGGAAAAACAAAAAAGCGAACCGGGGTGGCTCGCTTTGGGGTGTGTGCTTATTTTTTGCTGTTTTTCTTTTTTAAAATTGAGCGGTGTATTATGCTACTTCGTATTGTACTCCATTGGGCAGGTTGACTTTTTGAGATGCATTTAAAATCTCAATTCCCATGATGTTACCCGATTCGTCGTAATCGAAAATCAGGCCCGGTTTCTCCTCATCACTTTCAGCTACTTTGCCTTCCGAAAGCTTGATATACATTATATCTAATTCCTTTTCATATCTAATAACCATACTTTTGTGTTTTTGATGTTTTATACCGATTACTAAAAACATGAGCCATTTTTTTCATAAATTCAAAAATGTCTTTGTTTTTATGTATCGGCATTCACCATTATAAAAAAAAATTAAATAGCCTATTCTTTTTTATAAATGGTTTCATACACAGTTACCACTAATTTTGGTTCTTTCAAATCATTCATAAAAACTCTGTAAAGATAATCCTTTGATGATTCATTTACAAGTTCATTTACAAGCTTTGAATATATTCGTAGCTCTTTATCCTGCTTTATAATCTTGTCGGGATTGTGAATGATTTTTTCTACAAGTTCTTTTTTTATACCCCGTCGTTCCATTTGCATTAAGGCATGTTTAGAAAATTTAAAATGCATTTTGTTTTTGTTATGTGGGTTGCTGTTGTTCTTCTTTGTAATTCACAATGGCCTCTACGCAGCGTTGGGCGGTGTGGCCGTCCCACAGTTCGGGGCGTGAGGGTTGGCGGTTCATGGACAGGGTTTGTTTGTACTCGTTGCGGATGCGCTCTACGTTGTTGCCCACCAACACGCTTGCCCCTCCATGTTCGCGAAGGGTTACGGGGCGCTCGGTGTTCCAGCGCAGGGTGAGGCAGGGCGTGCCCAATACGCAGCATTCTTCCTGCAGGCCGCCGCTATCGGTGAGCATGATGCGGGCTCCCATGTTCAGGCGCAGCATTTCGTGGTAACCCACGGGCTCAAGCAGTATTACGCCGGGGTGGTTGATGACTTTTTCAAGCAAGCCAAATTTCTCTAATTGTTTGCGTGCCCGGGGGTGGATGGGCCATATAAGCGGGTGGTCGCCGGTTACCTCGCTTAAAAGGAAGTTGATGAGTGGCTCAAATACTTCTTTGGAATCGACATTGGAAGGGCGGTGCAGGGTCATAACGGCATAGGTGCCATCTCCCGGTATAATTGTGGGCAGGGTACAGCCGCTAGCTATGTTTTGCTTGAAAATATCTTCAAGGTGCAATGCCGAGGCTTTTTCGCGGTTGGCTTCGAGGGTGTCGATCATGATGTTGCCCACGAATTGGATGCGCGATTCGGCCGTGCCCTCGTTGCGGAGGTTTTCGATGGAGAGTTTGTCGGGTGTGAGGAGCAGGTCGCTGAGGCGGTCGGTTACCAAGCGGTTGATCTCCTCGGGCATGGTCATATCGCCACTACGAAGGCCGGCTTCGATGTGGCAGACTTTAATGTTGAGTTTTTTGGCAGTAACCGAACAGGCGAGGGTTGCATTTACATCGCCTACTACAACTACCCAGTCGGGTTTTTC
This genomic interval from Candidatus Cloacimonadota bacterium contains the following:
- a CDS encoding DUF2283 domain-containing protein; its protein translation is MVIRYEKELDIMYIKLSEGKVAESDEEKPGLIFDYDESGNIMGIEILNASQKVNLPNGVQYEVA
- the wecB gene encoding UDP-N-acetylglucosamine 2-epimerase (non-hydrolyzing); translated protein: MKIISVVGARPNFMKIAPFIKSIHEVNTAFSPSLGGDARVRPAGRPAEGVSHQPEANNQEPINHLLVHTGQHYDVRMSESFFESLGIPSPDINLEIGSGSHAQQVGNTMIAFEKVCQDEKPDWVVVVGDVNATLACSVTAKKLNIKVCHIEAGLRSGDMTMPEEINRLVTDRLSDLLLTPDKLSIENLRNEGTAESRIQFVGNIMIDTLEANREKASALHLEDIFKQNIASGCTLPTIIPGDGTYAVMTLHRPSNVDSKEVFEPLINFLLSEVTGDHPLIWPIHPRARKQLEKFGLLEKVINHPGVILLEPVGYHEMLRLNMGARIMLTDSGGLQEECCVLGTPCLTLRWNTERPVTLREHGGASVLVGNNVERIRNEYKQTLSMNRQPSRPELWDGHTAQRCVEAIVNYKEEQQQPT
- a CDS encoding HTH domain-containing protein — its product is MGWIEKYGTGIKRVRNMFVEYGLKQPLFEIIPGGFGATVFAKNNNVVDNVVDKRLKRILSLLVENNKLSAKELSLNFDVSSRTIQRDIEKLKEAKKLERVGSEKDGHWKISK
- a CDS encoding DUF4258 domain-containing protein, which gives rise to MHFKFSKHALMQMERRGIKKELVEKIIHNPDKIIKQDKELRIYSKLVNELVNESSKDYLYRVFMNDLKEPKLVVTVYETIYKKE
- a CDS encoding putative DNA binding domain-containing protein, with translation MLNFQNIVQAGEGLHSEFKTSFKEDVIETLVAFSNAKGGTVYVGITDKGDISGVNIGKETLQNWINEVKNKTMPQIIPDAEIHTVNGKEIVSFCVSEYPVKPVSTRGRYYKRVGNSNHLLSVNEVSNMHLQTINSSWDYYPRPGKTLNDISIEKVEKVMQINDHILFFNPGGLPDSISIEQLLTNNYVSTPRNR